The following proteins are encoded in a genomic region of Gossypium hirsutum isolate 1008001.06 chromosome D05, Gossypium_hirsutum_v2.1, whole genome shotgun sequence:
- the LOC107904855 gene encoding potassium transporter 2 isoform X2, with the protein MRHAFYLLYLRLNWVHWQETLAENRSIIIMDLEYSKFSDASKKGSWKTALLFAYQSLGVVYGDLSTSPLYVYKSTFAEDIQHSESNEEIFGVLSFVFWTLTLVPLFKYVFVVLRADDNGEGGTFALYSLICRHANVSLLPNRQVADEAVSTYKLEHPPEKRSSSRVKVYLEKHKVLHTALLILVLLGTCMVIGDGVLTPAISVFSAVSGLELSMSKEHHQYAVIPITCFILVCLFALQHYGTHRVGFLFAPVVLTWLLCISALGLYNMIHWNPHVYKALSPYYMFKFLKKTKKGGWMSLGGILLCITGSEAMFADLGHFSYAAIQTAFTFLVYPALILAYMGQAAYLSQHHHTSYHISFYVSVPEIVRWPVLVIAILASVVGSQAIISGTFSIINQSQSLSCFPRVKVIHTSDKIHGQIYIPEINWVLMILCITVTIGFRDTKHMGNASGLAVMTVMLVTTCLMSLVIILCWNKPPAVALSFLLFFGSIELLYFSASLTKFTEGAWLPILLALFLMTIMFVWHYATIKKYEFDLHNKVSLEWLLALGPSLGVARVPGIGLVFTDLTSGIPANFSRFVTNLPAYHRILVFVCVKSVPVPFVPPAERYLVGRVGPAAHRSYRCIVRYGYRDVHQDIDSFETELVARLADFIRYDWHRSQHTSPYAEDDASHSNESSSERRLAVIGTVTFSGTPGYGIEESVEPASVSIGFSTVESVTDVIEMQAVGAGAVERRVRFAIDDDDSESDGQTKMYVQLEEELRDLMTAQEAGTAFILGHTHVETKQGSSILKRLAINFGYNFLRRNCRGPDVALKVPPISLLEVGMVYVV; encoded by the exons ATGAGACATGCTTTTTATCTCCTCTATTTGCGG CTAAATTGGGTTCACTGGCAAGAAACTCTGGCTGAAAATCGAAGTATAATTATCATGGATCTTGAGTATAGCAAGTTCTCGGATGCTTCAAAG AAGGGTTCTTGGAAGACGGCATTGCTTTTCGCATACCAAAGTCTAGGTGTGGTTTATGGGGATCTGAGTACTTCCCCTCTTTATGTCTACAAGAGCACATTTGCTGAAGACATTCAACACTCAGAGTCAAATGAAGAGATCTTTGGTGTTCTATCCTTTGTTTTCTGGACTCTTACTTTAGTCCCCTTATTCAAGTACGTGTTTGTGGTTCTTCGAGCGGATGACAACGGAGAGG GCGGGACTTTTGCACTGTATTCTCTGATATGCCGACACGCAAATGTCAGTCTTCTGCCCAACAGACAGGTTGCTGATGAAGCAGTCTCTACATATAAACTTGAGCACCCTCCAGAGAAAAGGAGCAGCTCAAGAGTAAAAGTGTACCTTGAGAAGCATAAGGTCTTGCACACTGCTTTATTAATCTTGGTTCTCCTAGGTACTTGTATGGTGATTGGAGATGGCGTTCTCACTCCAGCAATTTCAG TTTTCTCTGCTGTCTCTGGCCTCGAGTTATCCATGTCCAAGGAGCATCACCAGT ATGCAGTTATTCCAATCACTTGCTTCATTTTGGTGTGTCTTTTTGCACTTCAACACTACGGTACGCATCGGGTCGGATTTTTATTTGCTCCCGTAGTGTTAACATGGCTACTTTGTATCAGTGCCCTTGGCTTATACAATATGATCCATTGGAACCCACATGTCTATAAAGCTCTTTCTCCATATTACAtgttcaaattcttgaagaagacAAAGAAAGGTGGATGGATGTCTTTGGGAGGCATACTTCTCTGCATAACAG GCTCGGAGGCAATGTTTGCTGATCTTGGTCACTTCTCTTATGCTGCAATTCAG ACTGCTTTCACCTTTCTGGTTTATCCGGCTCTTATATTGGCATATATGGGTCAAGCTGCTTATTTGTCTCAACATCATCATACGAGTTACCACATCAGTTTCTATGTCTCGGTTCCAG AAATTGTGAGATGGCCAGTGTTAGTAATAGCGATTCTGGCTTCTGTTGTGGGAAGCCAAGCAATCATTAGTGGAACATTCTCGATCATCAATCAGAGCCAATCACTTAGCTGTTTTCCTCGAGTGAAGGTTATTCACACCTCCGACAAGATACATGGCCAGATTTATATCCCTGAAATAAATTGGGTGCTCATGATCCTTTGCATCACTGTGACTATTGGATTTAGAGACACAAAACACATGGGGAATGCATCAG GGTTGGCAGTGATGACTGTGATGCTGGTGACAACATGCCTCATGTCCCTCGTTATTATCCTCTGTTGGAACAAGCCTCCCGCTGTAgctctttcctttcttcttttctttggttCTATTGAGTTGCTTTACTTCTCAGCTTCACTCACTAAGTTCACAGAAGGTGCTTGGCTTCCTATTCTGTTGGCCCTTTTCCTCATGACAATCATGTTTGTATGGCATTATGCCACCATTAAGAAATATGAATTTGATCTCCACAATAAGGTGTCACTAGAATGGCTATTAGCATTGGGTCCAAGCCTAGGAGTTGCTCGAGTACCCGGTATTGGCTTAGTTTTTACAGATCTCACCTCAGGCATCCCAGCTAACTTTTCTCGTTTTGTCACTAACCTTCCAGCCTACCACCGTATCCTCGTCTTTGTGTGTGTAAAGTCTGTACCTGTCCCTTTTGTACCCCCAGCTGAGCGTTATCTAGTGGGCCGTGTTGGTCCTGCTGCTCATAGGTCTTATAGGTGCATTGTTCGTTATGGATACCGAGATGTACACCAGGATATTGATTCTTTTGAAACGGAGCTAGTTGCCAGACTGGCTGATTTCATCCGCTATGATTGGCATCGGAGCCAGCACACTAGTCCTTATGCTGAAGATGATGCTTCCCACTCTAATGAATCATCAAGTGAACGTAGATTAGCAGTAATAGGGACAGTAACATTTTCTGGCACACCAGGTTATGGAATTGAGGAAAGTGTGGAACCAGCAAGTGTATCTATTGGATTCTCAACAGTAGAGAGTGTGACGGATGTGATTGAGATGCAGGCTGTGGGTGCGGGAGCTGTTGAAAGAAGAGTTAGATTTGCGATTGATGATGATGACTCTGAATCTGATGGGCAAACCAAAATGTATGTTCAGTTGGAAGAAGAGCTGAGGGACCTGATGACAGCCCAAGAAGCAGGGACTGCATTCATACTAGGACACACACATGTAGAAACAAAGCAAGGATCTTCTATTTTAAAGAGATTGGCCATTAATTTTGGGTACAATTTCTTGAGAAGGAATTGCCGCGGACCAGATGTTGCACTCAAGGTGCCTCCAATATCTTTATTAGAGGTTGGCATGGTTTATGTGGTGTAA
- the LOC107904855 gene encoding potassium transporter 2 isoform X1 produces the protein MRHAFYLLYLRQLNWVHWQETLAENRSIIIMDLEYSKFSDASKKGSWKTALLFAYQSLGVVYGDLSTSPLYVYKSTFAEDIQHSESNEEIFGVLSFVFWTLTLVPLFKYVFVVLRADDNGEGGTFALYSLICRHANVSLLPNRQVADEAVSTYKLEHPPEKRSSSRVKVYLEKHKVLHTALLILVLLGTCMVIGDGVLTPAISVFSAVSGLELSMSKEHHQYAVIPITCFILVCLFALQHYGTHRVGFLFAPVVLTWLLCISALGLYNMIHWNPHVYKALSPYYMFKFLKKTKKGGWMSLGGILLCITGSEAMFADLGHFSYAAIQTAFTFLVYPALILAYMGQAAYLSQHHHTSYHISFYVSVPEIVRWPVLVIAILASVVGSQAIISGTFSIINQSQSLSCFPRVKVIHTSDKIHGQIYIPEINWVLMILCITVTIGFRDTKHMGNASGLAVMTVMLVTTCLMSLVIILCWNKPPAVALSFLLFFGSIELLYFSASLTKFTEGAWLPILLALFLMTIMFVWHYATIKKYEFDLHNKVSLEWLLALGPSLGVARVPGIGLVFTDLTSGIPANFSRFVTNLPAYHRILVFVCVKSVPVPFVPPAERYLVGRVGPAAHRSYRCIVRYGYRDVHQDIDSFETELVARLADFIRYDWHRSQHTSPYAEDDASHSNESSSERRLAVIGTVTFSGTPGYGIEESVEPASVSIGFSTVESVTDVIEMQAVGAGAVERRVRFAIDDDDSESDGQTKMYVQLEEELRDLMTAQEAGTAFILGHTHVETKQGSSILKRLAINFGYNFLRRNCRGPDVALKVPPISLLEVGMVYVV, from the exons ATGAGACATGCTTTTTATCTCCTCTATTTGCGG CAGCTAAATTGGGTTCACTGGCAAGAAACTCTGGCTGAAAATCGAAGTATAATTATCATGGATCTTGAGTATAGCAAGTTCTCGGATGCTTCAAAG AAGGGTTCTTGGAAGACGGCATTGCTTTTCGCATACCAAAGTCTAGGTGTGGTTTATGGGGATCTGAGTACTTCCCCTCTTTATGTCTACAAGAGCACATTTGCTGAAGACATTCAACACTCAGAGTCAAATGAAGAGATCTTTGGTGTTCTATCCTTTGTTTTCTGGACTCTTACTTTAGTCCCCTTATTCAAGTACGTGTTTGTGGTTCTTCGAGCGGATGACAACGGAGAGG GCGGGACTTTTGCACTGTATTCTCTGATATGCCGACACGCAAATGTCAGTCTTCTGCCCAACAGACAGGTTGCTGATGAAGCAGTCTCTACATATAAACTTGAGCACCCTCCAGAGAAAAGGAGCAGCTCAAGAGTAAAAGTGTACCTTGAGAAGCATAAGGTCTTGCACACTGCTTTATTAATCTTGGTTCTCCTAGGTACTTGTATGGTGATTGGAGATGGCGTTCTCACTCCAGCAATTTCAG TTTTCTCTGCTGTCTCTGGCCTCGAGTTATCCATGTCCAAGGAGCATCACCAGT ATGCAGTTATTCCAATCACTTGCTTCATTTTGGTGTGTCTTTTTGCACTTCAACACTACGGTACGCATCGGGTCGGATTTTTATTTGCTCCCGTAGTGTTAACATGGCTACTTTGTATCAGTGCCCTTGGCTTATACAATATGATCCATTGGAACCCACATGTCTATAAAGCTCTTTCTCCATATTACAtgttcaaattcttgaagaagacAAAGAAAGGTGGATGGATGTCTTTGGGAGGCATACTTCTCTGCATAACAG GCTCGGAGGCAATGTTTGCTGATCTTGGTCACTTCTCTTATGCTGCAATTCAG ACTGCTTTCACCTTTCTGGTTTATCCGGCTCTTATATTGGCATATATGGGTCAAGCTGCTTATTTGTCTCAACATCATCATACGAGTTACCACATCAGTTTCTATGTCTCGGTTCCAG AAATTGTGAGATGGCCAGTGTTAGTAATAGCGATTCTGGCTTCTGTTGTGGGAAGCCAAGCAATCATTAGTGGAACATTCTCGATCATCAATCAGAGCCAATCACTTAGCTGTTTTCCTCGAGTGAAGGTTATTCACACCTCCGACAAGATACATGGCCAGATTTATATCCCTGAAATAAATTGGGTGCTCATGATCCTTTGCATCACTGTGACTATTGGATTTAGAGACACAAAACACATGGGGAATGCATCAG GGTTGGCAGTGATGACTGTGATGCTGGTGACAACATGCCTCATGTCCCTCGTTATTATCCTCTGTTGGAACAAGCCTCCCGCTGTAgctctttcctttcttcttttctttggttCTATTGAGTTGCTTTACTTCTCAGCTTCACTCACTAAGTTCACAGAAGGTGCTTGGCTTCCTATTCTGTTGGCCCTTTTCCTCATGACAATCATGTTTGTATGGCATTATGCCACCATTAAGAAATATGAATTTGATCTCCACAATAAGGTGTCACTAGAATGGCTATTAGCATTGGGTCCAAGCCTAGGAGTTGCTCGAGTACCCGGTATTGGCTTAGTTTTTACAGATCTCACCTCAGGCATCCCAGCTAACTTTTCTCGTTTTGTCACTAACCTTCCAGCCTACCACCGTATCCTCGTCTTTGTGTGTGTAAAGTCTGTACCTGTCCCTTTTGTACCCCCAGCTGAGCGTTATCTAGTGGGCCGTGTTGGTCCTGCTGCTCATAGGTCTTATAGGTGCATTGTTCGTTATGGATACCGAGATGTACACCAGGATATTGATTCTTTTGAAACGGAGCTAGTTGCCAGACTGGCTGATTTCATCCGCTATGATTGGCATCGGAGCCAGCACACTAGTCCTTATGCTGAAGATGATGCTTCCCACTCTAATGAATCATCAAGTGAACGTAGATTAGCAGTAATAGGGACAGTAACATTTTCTGGCACACCAGGTTATGGAATTGAGGAAAGTGTGGAACCAGCAAGTGTATCTATTGGATTCTCAACAGTAGAGAGTGTGACGGATGTGATTGAGATGCAGGCTGTGGGTGCGGGAGCTGTTGAAAGAAGAGTTAGATTTGCGATTGATGATGATGACTCTGAATCTGATGGGCAAACCAAAATGTATGTTCAGTTGGAAGAAGAGCTGAGGGACCTGATGACAGCCCAAGAAGCAGGGACTGCATTCATACTAGGACACACACATGTAGAAACAAAGCAAGGATCTTCTATTTTAAAGAGATTGGCCATTAATTTTGGGTACAATTTCTTGAGAAGGAATTGCCGCGGACCAGATGTTGCACTCAAGGTGCCTCCAATATCTTTATTAGAGGTTGGCATGGTTTATGTGGTGTAA
- the LOC107904855 gene encoding potassium transporter 2 isoform X3, translated as MDLEYSKFSDASKKGSWKTALLFAYQSLGVVYGDLSTSPLYVYKSTFAEDIQHSESNEEIFGVLSFVFWTLTLVPLFKYVFVVLRADDNGEGGTFALYSLICRHANVSLLPNRQVADEAVSTYKLEHPPEKRSSSRVKVYLEKHKVLHTALLILVLLGTCMVIGDGVLTPAISVFSAVSGLELSMSKEHHQYAVIPITCFILVCLFALQHYGTHRVGFLFAPVVLTWLLCISALGLYNMIHWNPHVYKALSPYYMFKFLKKTKKGGWMSLGGILLCITGSEAMFADLGHFSYAAIQTAFTFLVYPALILAYMGQAAYLSQHHHTSYHISFYVSVPEIVRWPVLVIAILASVVGSQAIISGTFSIINQSQSLSCFPRVKVIHTSDKIHGQIYIPEINWVLMILCITVTIGFRDTKHMGNASGLAVMTVMLVTTCLMSLVIILCWNKPPAVALSFLLFFGSIELLYFSASLTKFTEGAWLPILLALFLMTIMFVWHYATIKKYEFDLHNKVSLEWLLALGPSLGVARVPGIGLVFTDLTSGIPANFSRFVTNLPAYHRILVFVCVKSVPVPFVPPAERYLVGRVGPAAHRSYRCIVRYGYRDVHQDIDSFETELVARLADFIRYDWHRSQHTSPYAEDDASHSNESSSERRLAVIGTVTFSGTPGYGIEESVEPASVSIGFSTVESVTDVIEMQAVGAGAVERRVRFAIDDDDSESDGQTKMYVQLEEELRDLMTAQEAGTAFILGHTHVETKQGSSILKRLAINFGYNFLRRNCRGPDVALKVPPISLLEVGMVYVV; from the exons ATGGATCTTGAGTATAGCAAGTTCTCGGATGCTTCAAAG AAGGGTTCTTGGAAGACGGCATTGCTTTTCGCATACCAAAGTCTAGGTGTGGTTTATGGGGATCTGAGTACTTCCCCTCTTTATGTCTACAAGAGCACATTTGCTGAAGACATTCAACACTCAGAGTCAAATGAAGAGATCTTTGGTGTTCTATCCTTTGTTTTCTGGACTCTTACTTTAGTCCCCTTATTCAAGTACGTGTTTGTGGTTCTTCGAGCGGATGACAACGGAGAGG GCGGGACTTTTGCACTGTATTCTCTGATATGCCGACACGCAAATGTCAGTCTTCTGCCCAACAGACAGGTTGCTGATGAAGCAGTCTCTACATATAAACTTGAGCACCCTCCAGAGAAAAGGAGCAGCTCAAGAGTAAAAGTGTACCTTGAGAAGCATAAGGTCTTGCACACTGCTTTATTAATCTTGGTTCTCCTAGGTACTTGTATGGTGATTGGAGATGGCGTTCTCACTCCAGCAATTTCAG TTTTCTCTGCTGTCTCTGGCCTCGAGTTATCCATGTCCAAGGAGCATCACCAGT ATGCAGTTATTCCAATCACTTGCTTCATTTTGGTGTGTCTTTTTGCACTTCAACACTACGGTACGCATCGGGTCGGATTTTTATTTGCTCCCGTAGTGTTAACATGGCTACTTTGTATCAGTGCCCTTGGCTTATACAATATGATCCATTGGAACCCACATGTCTATAAAGCTCTTTCTCCATATTACAtgttcaaattcttgaagaagacAAAGAAAGGTGGATGGATGTCTTTGGGAGGCATACTTCTCTGCATAACAG GCTCGGAGGCAATGTTTGCTGATCTTGGTCACTTCTCTTATGCTGCAATTCAG ACTGCTTTCACCTTTCTGGTTTATCCGGCTCTTATATTGGCATATATGGGTCAAGCTGCTTATTTGTCTCAACATCATCATACGAGTTACCACATCAGTTTCTATGTCTCGGTTCCAG AAATTGTGAGATGGCCAGTGTTAGTAATAGCGATTCTGGCTTCTGTTGTGGGAAGCCAAGCAATCATTAGTGGAACATTCTCGATCATCAATCAGAGCCAATCACTTAGCTGTTTTCCTCGAGTGAAGGTTATTCACACCTCCGACAAGATACATGGCCAGATTTATATCCCTGAAATAAATTGGGTGCTCATGATCCTTTGCATCACTGTGACTATTGGATTTAGAGACACAAAACACATGGGGAATGCATCAG GGTTGGCAGTGATGACTGTGATGCTGGTGACAACATGCCTCATGTCCCTCGTTATTATCCTCTGTTGGAACAAGCCTCCCGCTGTAgctctttcctttcttcttttctttggttCTATTGAGTTGCTTTACTTCTCAGCTTCACTCACTAAGTTCACAGAAGGTGCTTGGCTTCCTATTCTGTTGGCCCTTTTCCTCATGACAATCATGTTTGTATGGCATTATGCCACCATTAAGAAATATGAATTTGATCTCCACAATAAGGTGTCACTAGAATGGCTATTAGCATTGGGTCCAAGCCTAGGAGTTGCTCGAGTACCCGGTATTGGCTTAGTTTTTACAGATCTCACCTCAGGCATCCCAGCTAACTTTTCTCGTTTTGTCACTAACCTTCCAGCCTACCACCGTATCCTCGTCTTTGTGTGTGTAAAGTCTGTACCTGTCCCTTTTGTACCCCCAGCTGAGCGTTATCTAGTGGGCCGTGTTGGTCCTGCTGCTCATAGGTCTTATAGGTGCATTGTTCGTTATGGATACCGAGATGTACACCAGGATATTGATTCTTTTGAAACGGAGCTAGTTGCCAGACTGGCTGATTTCATCCGCTATGATTGGCATCGGAGCCAGCACACTAGTCCTTATGCTGAAGATGATGCTTCCCACTCTAATGAATCATCAAGTGAACGTAGATTAGCAGTAATAGGGACAGTAACATTTTCTGGCACACCAGGTTATGGAATTGAGGAAAGTGTGGAACCAGCAAGTGTATCTATTGGATTCTCAACAGTAGAGAGTGTGACGGATGTGATTGAGATGCAGGCTGTGGGTGCGGGAGCTGTTGAAAGAAGAGTTAGATTTGCGATTGATGATGATGACTCTGAATCTGATGGGCAAACCAAAATGTATGTTCAGTTGGAAGAAGAGCTGAGGGACCTGATGACAGCCCAAGAAGCAGGGACTGCATTCATACTAGGACACACACATGTAGAAACAAAGCAAGGATCTTCTATTTTAAAGAGATTGGCCATTAATTTTGGGTACAATTTCTTGAGAAGGAATTGCCGCGGACCAGATGTTGCACTCAAGGTGCCTCCAATATCTTTATTAGAGGTTGGCATGGTTTATGTGGTGTAA